GCCGTACTGGAGCAGCTCTACAAGCTGACGCCGATGGAGGAGTCCTTCGGCATCAACAACGTGGCGCTCGTGGACGGGCAGCCGCTGACGCTGGGCCTCAAGGAGCTGCTGGAGGTCTACCTCGACCACCGCTTCGAGGTCGTCCGGCGGCGCAGCGAGTTCCGCCGCGGCAAGCGCCGCGACCGGCTTCACCTGGTCGAGGGCCTGCTGGTGGCGCTCCTCGACATCGACGAGGTCATCCGGCTCATCCGGGACAGCGACAACTCCGCGCAGGCCAAGGAACGCCTGATGGAGCGCTTCTCGCTGAGCGAGATCCAGACCCAGTACATCCTGGACACGCCGCTGCGCCGGCTCACCCGCTTCGACCGGATCGAGCTGGAGTCCGAGCGCGACCGACTGACCGGCGAGATCGACGAGCTGACCGGGATCCTGGATTCCGACACCGAGCTGCGCAAGCTGGTCTCCACGGAGCTGGCGGCCGTCGCGAAGAAGTTCGGCACCGAGCGCCGTACGGTCCTGCTGGAGTCGGCGGGCACCGCGGTGGCGGCGGTTCCGCTGGAGGTCGCGGACGACCCCTGCCGGGTGCTGCTGTCCTCGACGGGCCTGCTGGCGCGCACCGCGACCGGCGACCCGCTGCCCGAGGAGGAGGGTGGCTCCCGCGCCAAGCACGACCTGATCGTCTCGCAGGTCGCGGCGACCGCCCGGGCGGACGTCGGCGCGATCACCTCGTACGGGCGCCTGCTGCGGCTGTCGGTGATCGATCTGCCGCAGCTCCCGGACACGCACGCCGCGCCGAACCTGGCGGGCGGCGCCCCGGTCTCGGAGTTCCTCTCCGGGCTGGAGGCGGACGAGAAGGTGGTCTGCCTGACCTCGCTGGACGAGTCCTCGCAGGGCCTGGCCCTGGGTACTGAGCAGGGTGTGGTCAAGCGGGTCGTGCCGGACTACCCGGCCAACAAGGACGAGCTGGAGGTCATCACCCTCAAGGAGGGCGACCGGATCGTCGGCGCGGTCGAACTGCGCACGGGCGAGGAGGACCTGGTCTTCATCACCGACGACGCCCAGCTGCTGCGCTACCCGGCGAGCCAGGTCCGCCCGCAGGGCCGCCCGGCGGGCGGCATGGCGGGCATCAAGCTCGCCGACAACGCCAAGGTGATCCACTTCTCGGCGGTGGACCCGGCCCGGGACGCCGTGGTGTTCACGGTGGCGGGCTCGCACGGGACGCTGGACGACTCGGTGACGTCCGGGAAGCTCACCCCCTTCGACCAGTACCCGCGCAAGGGCCGGGCCACGGGCGGTGTGCGCTGCCAGCGGTTCCTGAAGGGCGAGGACGTACTGGTCCTGGCCTGGGCGGGCGGTTCTCCGGCCCGCGCGGCCGCGGCGAACGGCACTCCGGCCGAACTCCCGGCCGTGGACCCGCGCAGGGACGGCTCGGGGACGGCGCTGCCGGCAGTGGTCGCGACGCTGGCGGGGCCCGCGCTGTAGGACGGACGACGGCATTCGGGTGGTGCGCCCAACGGGGGACGTACCACCCGAATGGCGACTAGTGTTTTCCCTCTTGGCACTGTCGGGTGGGGCGGGAGAACAGGGCTGATGAGCCGTCGATCGAGCAGCGGACTGATCGGGACGTGGGCGGAGGCACAGCGGCGGCAGCAGCAGACGCAGCTGATCCAGCAGCGGGAGGCCGAACGCCGGCAGCGGGCGTACGAACGGGACGTGGCCCGGGGTCAGCGCGAGCAACAGGCCGCGTACAAGCAGCACCGCGAGGGCGAGGCCCGGCGGGCGACGGAGCGGCTCGACGCCCAGGTCGCGGCCCTGCAGGGGCTGTTGGCCGCGGGCTGCCGGGCCCCGGCGTTCCGAATGGCCGCCCTGGTCCGGCCCGAGCAGCTCGAACCCTTCAATCCGGGGACGCTGGCGCACCCGGTGCCGATGCCTCAGCTGCACCAGTTCCAGCAGCAGAGCAGCGGCTGGACGCTGGGCTCGAACCGGCGCGCGCAGGCGGAGCGGGACGCGCACGCCCGGTACACCCAGGCCTGGCAGGCGGCGCAGGCCGCGGAGGCGCAGCGGCAACAGCAGCTGGCGGCGTACCGGCAGCAGTACGACCGGTGGGCGGCGGATCAGCTCACCGGGATCCGCGGGCACAACGGCGGGCTCACCGACATGGCCGGGGCGCTGCGCGCGGGCGACGCGGAGGCCACGGTGGAGTACTTCTCTGCGGCCCTGTATGCCTCGGCCGCGTGGCCCGAGGAGCTGCCGAGGCAGGTGTCGGCCGCGTACGACCCGGCGCGACGCCAGCTGGTCCTGGACTGGGAACTGCCCGGGTACGAGGTGGTCCCGGCGGCCAAGTCGGTCCGGTACGTGCCGAGTACGGACCAGGACAAGGAGACGGCCCGCCCGGCCACGCACCGGCGGGCGGTCTACCGGGACCTGCTGGCGCAGTGCGTGCTGCTGGTGGTGCGCGAGCTGTACGCGGCGGACGAGTTCGGCGTGCTGGAGTCGGTCGTCGTCAACGGTTTCGTGGACGCCCACGATCCGGTGACGGGGCGGGAGGCGCAGCTCGTGCTCGCCTCGGTGTCGGCGGCTCGGTCTGCCTTCACGGGGCTGCGGCTGGAGCTGGTGAGCGCGGTGGACTGTCTGGTGGAGGGGCTGGGCGGGCAGCTCTCCGCGCGCCCGGACCAGCTGACCGCCGTGCGCCCGGAGCGCCGGCCCGGTGAGGTCGGCGGTGTCGTGAGTCATGGCGGGCACGCGGGCCGCGACGATGACGAGCCGGACCTCTTCGCGATGGACCCGATCGCCTTCGAGAACCTGGTGGCGGAGCTCTTCCGGGCGATGGGCATGGAGGCGCTGACCACACAGCGGTCGGGCGACGGCGGGGTGGACATCGAGGCGAACGACCCGTCCCCGATCACGGGCGGGCGGATCGTGGTGCAGGTCAAGCGCTACCGCAACACCGTGTCGCCCACGGCGGTCCGGGACCTGTACGGCACGGTCCAGGATAAGGGGGCGAACAAGGGGGTGCTGGTCACCACCGCGTCCTTCGGGCCGGGGTCGTACACCTTTGCCAACGGCAAGCCGCTGGAGTTGGTTCCCGGCGACAAGCTCGTGGAGCTGCTTCACCAGTACGGGTTGCGGGGGCGCCTGGGAGAGGGCGCCGGCGCGGCCATCCCGGCGCAGCGGACGCCCGAGCCCGCCCCTTCGGCGGACCACAATGTGCTGGGCATGTCCTGGTCGGGTGCGGTCGCGCTCGACGTGTGCGCTCTGGTGTGCGCGGGCAACCGGGTGCTGAGCGAGGACCATTTCGTCTTCTTCAACAACCCGCGGACTCCGGACGGTTCGGTACGGGCCCGCGCACACGCGGCGCCCGACAAAGCGGCCCTGGAGGTCTCCTTCGACACCCTGCCCGCACAGGCCGACCGGCTGGTCCTGGTGGCCGCGATCGACCCGGAGGCCGATCCGCACGCCGACCTGGCCGGTTTCACCGACGCCCGGATCCGGCTCCTGGACGCTGCGGGCGCGGAGGCCGGGCAGCTGGAGGTCTCCGACGGGCGGGCCGGCGAGACCGCGCTGGTCCTGGGCTCGTTCCGGCGCCGGGCGAACGGCGACTGGGACTTCGTGATCGGCGGCAAGGGCTACCGGGGCGGGCTGGAGGACCTGCTGCGGGAGTTCGGCGTCGACGTCGCCTAGACGGCCTGGTCCTCGGCGGGCTCGGGCTCGGAATCGGGCTCGGACTCGGACTCCGGTTCGGGCCGGGCCACGTACCGCAGTACCCCCCACATGCTCTCGGGGTGCAGCTCGTGCGGTGCCTCCTCGCGGCAGGCCTCCAGTTCGCGCAGCAGCCCGGGGCCATCGGTGCCCGAGCCGATCAGGACCAGCTGCGTCAGGCGCTCCTCGCCCCGCGCCCAGGGCCCCGGTGCGAAGCGGAGGAAGCGGCCGACCGCGTGGACCTCGTACCGCTCCTCGTGCCCGGGGACGCCGAAGTAGACGAAGCCCTTGATCCGGTAGAGGCCGGCGGGGCGGCGGTCGAGGAAGTCGATGAACCGGCGCGGCGAGAGGGCCTGTCCGGAGACGAACTCGACGGTGTCGTAGGCGGCGTGCGCATGCGTGCTGTGGTCGTGGTCCTGGCCGTCCGTCTCCGCGAGCAGGTCCTCGAAGGAGAGCTGCCCGCGCGTCTCGGTCCAGGGGCGGCGGTCGAAGAGCAGCTCGGGGTCGATCCGCCCGTGGTCGGCGCCCACGACCGGGGTGCCCGGGGCGCACAGGGTGCGCAGGACGCCTTCGATCCGGGCCCGTTCGGCCGCGTCCGCCCGGTCGGTCTTGTTGAGTACCACCAGGTCCGCGACGGCGAGATGGCGGTCGGTCTCCGGGTGCCTGGCCCGGGTCGCGTCGAACTCGGCCGCGTCCACGACCTCCACCAGCCCGCCGTAGCGGATGGCGGGGTTCTCGTTGGCGATGAGCATCCGGACCATCTCCTGGGGCTCGGCCAGCCCGCTCGCCTCGATGACGATCACATCGATGCGGTGGACGGGCGCGGCGAGCTTCTCCAGGTACGTGTCCAGTTCGCTGCCGTCGACGGCGCAGCACAGGCAGCCGCCGCCGAGGGAGACCATCGAGTCGCCGACCTGGCCGGCCACCGACATCGCGTCGATCTCGATCGAGCCGAAGTCGTTGACGACGACCCCGATCCGGGTGCCCCCACGGCTCGCGAGGAGGTGGTTCAGCACGGTGGTCTTGCCGGATCCGAGGAAACCGGCGAGGACGACTACGGGGATGGGCTGCCTGCTGTTCACCCGGTCGATCGTAGTCAGCCCCCGTCAGCCGAGCGGCGGCACCGGCTGCGGCGGGGTGGGGCCGACGTAGCGGGCGGCCGGGCGGATGATCTTCGAGTCGGCGGCCTGCTCCAGGACGTTCGCGCTCCAGCCGACCACGCGGGCCGCGCAGAACGTCGGCGTGAACATCTCTCGGGGCAGCCCGCACAGCTCCATGACCACGCCCGCGTAGAACTCGACGTTGGTGTGCAGTTCGCGGCCGGGCTTGAGCTCGGCGAGGATTTCCTCGACCTGGCGCTCGACCTCGACGGCGAAGTCCACGAGCGGGCCGCCGAACCCGCGCGCGATGTCGCGCAGCATGTGCGAGCGCGGATCCTCGGTGCGGTACACGGGGTGGCCGAAGCCCATGATCCGGTCCCCCGCCAGGACCCTCTCGCGGATCCACGGCCCGATCCGGTCCGTGGTGCCGATCGCGTCGAGCGTGTCGAGGGCCCGGCTGGGGGCGCCGCCGTGCAGCGGTCCGGAGAGCGCGCCGATCGCGCCGGTCAGACAGGCGGCGACGTCGGCGCCCGTGGAGGCGATCACCCGGGCGGTGAAGGTCGAGGCGTTGAAGCCGTGGTCGATGGTGGAGATGAGGTACCGCTCGACCGCGCGGGCCTTGGCGGGGTCGGGCTCCTGCCCGGTGAGCATGTAGAGGTAGTTCTCGGCGTAGGGGAGGTCGTCGCGCGGTTCGACCGGTTCCAGGCCCTGACCCAGTCGGTGCAGGGCGGTGAGCAGGGTCGGGACGGCGGCGCAGGCTGCGAGCGCGTCGGCGGCCCGGCGGTCCGGGTCGATGTCGTAGACCGGGCGGAAGCCGGCCGAGGCACCGAGCAGCGACAGGCCGGTCCGCAGACCGGCGAGCGGACCGGAGAGCGCGGTGGCCCTGGCGAGGGCGGGGAGCGCGTCGCGAACCTCTTCGGGGAGCCGGCGCAGCGGGGCGATCTCGGCCGCGAAGGCGGCGCGCTCGGCGGCATCCGCGGGCAGGGCGCCGCGGAACATCAGGTGCCACACGTCCTCGAAGCTGCGGCCGCCCGCGAGCTCGACGGCCGAGTACTGGCGGTAGTGGTAGAAGCCCTCACGGCCCCGGACGTCACCGAGTTGGGTTTCGGTGACCACGACTCCCGCGAGACCGCGGGGCACTTCGACTGTGGTGTTCATGGATCGACCATCCATGATGGATTTAATCCTTGTCAATATTGATTGAATCAACTCAACAATGCCTCTGTAAGGTGTGCGTCATGAGCGACGAGAGGGACGCCGAGACGGTCGGCGGGCGCAGGATCGGCACTCAGGAGGCGGCCCGGCTGCTCGGGGTGAAACCGGCAACGGTGTACGCGTACGTCAGCCGCGGCCAGCTCACCAGCCGCCGCGACCCGGTCGGCCGGGGCAGCAGCTTCGACGCGGCCGAGGTGGAAGAGCTGGCCCGGCGGAGCCGGCGCGAGGCGGCGGCGCCCGCGGGCGGGGAGCTGTCCGTACGCACGTCCCTCACCCTCATCGAGGCCGATCGGTACTACTTCCGGGGCGTGGACGCCGTGGCCCTGGCCTCCCGGTACCGCTACGAAGAGGTCGCCGAGTGGCTGTGGACGGGGGCACTCGCGCACGGCGCCCGGTTCACCGCTCCCCCGGAGCCCCTCGCCGCGGCCCGGCGGGCGGTGGCGGCCCTGCCCGAGCACAGCGGTCCGGTCGACCGGCTGAGGGTGGCGGTCGCCGCGGCCGCGGTGGCTGACCCCTTGCGCTTCGACCTGTCCGAGGAGGCGGTACTGGGCTCCGCGCGCTGCCTGATCCCCACGCTGGTCGGCGCGCTGCCGATGGCGGGCCCCGCCCAGTGGGCCGGGGACGGCAGGATCGCCCGGCAGCTGTGGTCGCGGCTGACCGCGCGGGAACCGGACCCGGACGCGCTCGCCGCCCTGGACCTGGCCCTCGCCCTGCTGGTCGACCACGATCTGGCGGCCTCGACCCTGGCCGTACGGGTGGCCGCTTCGGCGCGGGCCCACCCCTACGCGGCGGTGTCGGCGGGACTCGGCGCGCTGGAAGGGCCGCTGCACGGCGCGGCCGGACGGCTCGCGCACCGGATGCTGGTGGAGGTGCTGGAGCGGGGCGGGGCCGCGCCGGTGGTGGCGGAGTACCTGCGGGCCGGCCGCCGGGTCCCGGGCCTCGGCCACCGGCTGTACCGGGGCGAGGACCCGCGGGCGCGGGCCCTGTTCGACCGGCTGGAGGGCCTGGAGCAGGCCGGTCCCGCACTGGGCGCGGCGCACGAGGTGGCCGCCGTGATGGCCCGGCAGGGCGGGCTGCACGCCAATGTGGACTTGGCTCTGGCGGTACTGACGGTGTCCTGCGGGATGGAGGCGGAGGCCGGGGAGTCGGTCTTCGCGGTGTCCCGGACCGCGGGCTGGATCGCGCACGCGCTGGAGGAGTACCAGGAACGCCCGCTGCGCATGCGGCCGAGCGGCCAGTACCAGGGCCCCCGCCCGCCACAGCCGATGCCGTAACCCCCTGCGGCTAGGGCGTGTCCCCCAGCCCAGGCCGAAACGCCCGCCGGCTCGGTCGGGGCCGGGTGTGCGTCGAGGCGTCCCCGCAGGGCGTCGAACTGGGCCCCCTCGGCCCACCGACCCCTGGAACCGTTCGACGCCCGAGGAGATGCCCCGGCGCGCGCCCGGCCCCGGCCGGGCCGGCCCGCGCACACCCGGGCCCACCGCCTAGGGCCGCGCCGCGCTACCCAGCGGGCTGCCCCACAGCTCCGAGATGGCCGCCGCGCGCGCGAAGTGGGCCGCGGCCTCGTCCTCGCGGCCCAGGAACTCGGCCAGTTCGCCGAGGGTGCGGGCGACCGGGCGCA
This genomic window from Streptomyces sp. NBC_01351 contains:
- a CDS encoding DNA gyrase/topoisomerase IV subunit A, translated to MARRSTKTPPPEDFEEKILDIDVVDEMQGSFLEYAYSVIYSRALPDARDGMKPVHRRIVYQMNEMGLRPDRGYVKCARVVGEVMGKLHPHGDASIYDALVRMAQPFSMRLPLVDGHGNFGSLGNDDPPAAMRYTESKMADAASLMTESIDENTVDFVANYDGQEREPVALPAAYPNLLVNGASGIAVGMATNMPPHNLGEVIAAARHLIRYPQADLEALMRFVPGPDLPTGGRIVGLSGIKDAYENGRGTFKIRATVAVENVTARRKGLVVTELPFTVGPEKVIAKIKDLVGSKKLQGIADVKDLTDRSHGLRLVIEIKNGFHPEAVLEQLYKLTPMEESFGINNVALVDGQPLTLGLKELLEVYLDHRFEVVRRRSEFRRGKRRDRLHLVEGLLVALLDIDEVIRLIRDSDNSAQAKERLMERFSLSEIQTQYILDTPLRRLTRFDRIELESERDRLTGEIDELTGILDSDTELRKLVSTELAAVAKKFGTERRTVLLESAGTAVAAVPLEVADDPCRVLLSSTGLLARTATGDPLPEEEGGSRAKHDLIVSQVAATARADVGAITSYGRLLRLSVIDLPQLPDTHAAPNLAGGAPVSEFLSGLEADEKVVCLTSLDESSQGLALGTEQGVVKRVVPDYPANKDELEVITLKEGDRIVGAVELRTGEEDLVFITDDAQLLRYPASQVRPQGRPAGGMAGIKLADNAKVIHFSAVDPARDAVVFTVAGSHGTLDDSVTSGKLTPFDQYPRKGRATGGVRCQRFLKGEDVLVLAWAGGSPARAAAANGTPAELPAVDPRRDGSGTALPAVVATLAGPAL
- a CDS encoding restriction endonuclease — translated: MSRRSSSGLIGTWAEAQRRQQQTQLIQQREAERRQRAYERDVARGQREQQAAYKQHREGEARRATERLDAQVAALQGLLAAGCRAPAFRMAALVRPEQLEPFNPGTLAHPVPMPQLHQFQQQSSGWTLGSNRRAQAERDAHARYTQAWQAAQAAEAQRQQQLAAYRQQYDRWAADQLTGIRGHNGGLTDMAGALRAGDAEATVEYFSAALYASAAWPEELPRQVSAAYDPARRQLVLDWELPGYEVVPAAKSVRYVPSTDQDKETARPATHRRAVYRDLLAQCVLLVVRELYAADEFGVLESVVVNGFVDAHDPVTGREAQLVLASVSAARSAFTGLRLELVSAVDCLVEGLGGQLSARPDQLTAVRPERRPGEVGGVVSHGGHAGRDDDEPDLFAMDPIAFENLVAELFRAMGMEALTTQRSGDGGVDIEANDPSPITGGRIVVQVKRYRNTVSPTAVRDLYGTVQDKGANKGVLVTTASFGPGSYTFANGKPLELVPGDKLVELLHQYGLRGRLGEGAGAAIPAQRTPEPAPSADHNVLGMSWSGAVALDVCALVCAGNRVLSEDHFVFFNNPRTPDGSVRARAHAAPDKAALEVSFDTLPAQADRLVLVAAIDPEADPHADLAGFTDARIRLLDAAGAEAGQLEVSDGRAGETALVLGSFRRRANGDWDFVIGGKGYRGGLEDLLREFGVDVA
- a CDS encoding CobW family GTP-binding protein, with product MNSRQPIPVVVLAGFLGSGKTTVLNHLLASRGGTRIGVVVNDFGSIEIDAMSVAGQVGDSMVSLGGGCLCCAVDGSELDTYLEKLAAPVHRIDVIVIEASGLAEPQEMVRMLIANENPAIRYGGLVEVVDAAEFDATRARHPETDRHLAVADLVVLNKTDRADAAERARIEGVLRTLCAPGTPVVGADHGRIDPELLFDRRPWTETRGQLSFEDLLAETDGQDHDHSTHAHAAYDTVEFVSGQALSPRRFIDFLDRRPAGLYRIKGFVYFGVPGHEERYEVHAVGRFLRFAPGPWARGEERLTQLVLIGSGTDGPGLLRELEACREEAPHELHPESMWGVLRYVARPEPESESEPDSEPEPAEDQAV
- a CDS encoding citrate synthase/methylcitrate synthase → MDGRSMNTTVEVPRGLAGVVVTETQLGDVRGREGFYHYRQYSAVELAGGRSFEDVWHLMFRGALPADAAERAAFAAEIAPLRRLPEEVRDALPALARATALSGPLAGLRTGLSLLGASAGFRPVYDIDPDRRAADALAACAAVPTLLTALHRLGQGLEPVEPRDDLPYAENYLYMLTGQEPDPAKARAVERYLISTIDHGFNASTFTARVIASTGADVAACLTGAIGALSGPLHGGAPSRALDTLDAIGTTDRIGPWIRERVLAGDRIMGFGHPVYRTEDPRSHMLRDIARGFGGPLVDFAVEVERQVEEILAELKPGRELHTNVEFYAGVVMELCGLPREMFTPTFCAARVVGWSANVLEQAADSKIIRPAARYVGPTPPQPVPPLG
- a CDS encoding citrate synthase, encoding MSDERDAETVGGRRIGTQEAARLLGVKPATVYAYVSRGQLTSRRDPVGRGSSFDAAEVEELARRSRREAAAPAGGELSVRTSLTLIEADRYYFRGVDAVALASRYRYEEVAEWLWTGALAHGARFTAPPEPLAAARRAVAALPEHSGPVDRLRVAVAAAAVADPLRFDLSEEAVLGSARCLIPTLVGALPMAGPAQWAGDGRIARQLWSRLTAREPDPDALAALDLALALLVDHDLAASTLAVRVAASARAHPYAAVSAGLGALEGPLHGAAGRLAHRMLVEVLERGGAAPVVAEYLRAGRRVPGLGHRLYRGEDPRARALFDRLEGLEQAGPALGAAHEVAAVMARQGGLHANVDLALAVLTVSCGMEAEAGESVFAVSRTAGWIAHALEEYQERPLRMRPSGQYQGPRPPQPMP